AGCAGATCGTCTTGATACCATGCGCTTTTGCTGTTTCGATGATCTTTTTGATCGTCGCTTCATCCAGGGCTTCATGGTCGATTTTGATGTAACTGATCAGATCGAGAATATGGGGCAGTCCGATCGTTTTGGGATCGTGCAGATCGTTGATAGCGAACGTATAGCCTTCCGCTTTGTAGTGCTCGAGAAGGCGGATCAGTTCGGGGTCGTGCATATCCTCTTCGAAAAGGGCGAATATGAGTCTCTCTTTCGGGAGGGCTTCGAGGAGTTTTCTCTTGAGGAAAAGAGGCGTGATTTTGATGATGCCGTAATGCAGGCCGATGACGTTGTCCACACCGATGACGTTGATCAGATTGTTGACGGCGGTCGCCGTCATCACAGTCCCTTTGTCTACATCTTCATCGGGTTTGTGTCCGCGAAAAAGTATTTCGTATCCAAAAAGACGATTGTTTCTGTCGACGATCGGCTGTCTCGCTATGTAAAATGCATCCATGATTACCTCTTCTTTTCCATTGTCGAGTTGATCTCTTCGATCCATTTTGAAGTGTTTCCCTGCCTCGTCTTTCTGTCACTCTGGGGTGTCTTGTGGGTTTTGGTCGGGAAAAAATATCCCAGAACCACCAGAACGAGCACAGCTGCCAGAAAGATGAGAAAAGCCTGCATCAGCGATAGCTTTTGACAAATTCGGCGATGCGCTCTATCCCTTTGCGTATCGTTTCGATGTCGGTCGCGAAGCTGAACCGGAAATAGCCGTCCGTTCCGAAACCGGCGCCCGGAACGACAGCGATACCCGCTTTTTCGAGCATCGCCTTGGCGAATTTCATCGAATCGGGTTCGATCGCCTTGTGGTTGACGAAGAGATAGAAAGCCCCTTTCGGTTTGATGACACAAAGCCCTTCGATTTCGTTGAAGAGGCGCGTCGCCTCCTCACAACGCGCTTCGAAAGCCTGACGCATCATTTCGATATCGGCGTCGGCGCTGCCGTCCAGTCCTTTGATCGCCGCCAGCTGCGTGATGGAGTTGATGTTCGATGTACTCTGGCTCTGGAGTTTTTTCATCGCTTTGACCAGTTCACGGTCGGCGCTCGCGCAATATCCGAAGCGCCATCCTGTCATCGCGACCGATTTGCTCAGTCCGTTGACGGTGACGGTTCTTTCGAACATGTCGTCGCTGACAGAGGCGGCAGCGGTGAAGGTGGTGCCTTCGTAGACAAGCTTTTCGTACATTTCATCGCTTGCGATCATGATATCGGTATCTTTCAGTACGTTCCCGATCGCCTCGAGTTCTTCTCGCGAATAGACCGAGCCGGTCGGATTGGAGGGGGATGTGAGAACGAGCATCTTCGTTTTGGGGGTAATGGCGGCCTCGAGCTGTTCGGGCGTGATTTTAAATGCTGTCGTATCGTCCGTTTCGATCGTGACCGGGATGCCTCCGCTGTATTTGACGAGTTCGGGATAGGTGACCCAGTAGGGTGCGGGTATGATCACTTCGTCTCCCGGATTGATGGTCGCCTGGAAAAGGTTGAAAAGCGACTGCTTCGCACCGTTGCTGGCGATCACCTGGTCGGTCGTGTAGTGCAGGCCGTTGTCGCGCCGCAACTTTTCGGCAATCGCCTCTTTGAGCTCCGGTATGCCATCCACCGGCGTATATTTCGTAAAACCCTCTTCGATCGCCCTGATTGCCGCATCTTTGATGACCTGGGGCGTGTCGAAATCGGGTTCTCCGGCGGAGAAACCCAGGACATCCTTTCCTTCACGTTTGAGTTGTTGTGCCAGTGAAGTGATCGCAATGGTAAGAGATTCCGAGAGTGTCTGAATTCTGTTGGAAAGCATCAATACCCTTTTTTTCTTTTCATTCTATCGAAAAATCGGGGAATGGAGACTTAAACAGAGAAAAACTGTATCTTCTCCTGCTTTCATTGTGTTGCAAGGAAGCGTGGAAGGGTCGCTTCGACCCTTTCGCAGAATCAGCGTTTTTCGGCTTCGCAGTTGGTATCGACGCTGCCGTCTTTGTTGAATTTCACAGTGACGCCGAACTGGTCGTCATCATCGTATTTGATGTAACGTACGCCATCAAGACAGAAGTAGGAGACATTGTCGACATCGATTTTGCCGGCTTCGATATCGGCCGCCTTGACTTGATGCTGCTTGTCGCTGCAGCCGCTGAACGCAAAAAGAAGCAGAGCGGCCGCTCCCAGAAGCAGAGTTTTTTTCATCGTGGATTCCTTTCTGCCGGTGTGGCTGACCTATTGTTTCATAGATTTGATAAAAGCTTTGTAAATTTCGTCCAGTTTCTTGTCTTCCTCGAGCAGCTCTTTGTGCTCGGGAGCGAGTATGTGTTCGATGACCGCGACCCGTTTGAGGAGGTATTCAAAAAGTTCTTTGTTGATGTCGGGAATCTTGTTGTGGCTGAGGGGGCTCTTGTCACGCCCTTTGGTGACCACTTTGGCCGGGATTCCGACTGCCGTCGATTCGGGCGGGACCGAGCGGACAACGACGGAGTTGGCACCGATTTTGGAGTCGTATCCAATCGTGATATTGCCGAGAACCTTCGCTCCCGCCCCGATGACGACGCCCCGTTCTATTGTGGGGTGGCGTTTGCCGGGATTGAGGGAGACACCGCCCAGGGTGACCCCCTGGTAGATCGTGACATCGTCACCCACGATAGCGGTTTCGCCAATAACGACGCCGATGCCGTGGTCGATGAAGACGCGCCGGCCGATCGTCGCGGCGGGGTGGATGTCGATATTGGTGATGAACTGGGAGATACCCATCCAGATGCGTGCGATCAGACGCAATCCTTTGCGATGGAACCAGTTGGCGATGCGGTAGTTGACGATGGCCCAAACACCGGGGTAGTTGAAGAAGAGCTCGAATTTCGAGTGTATGGCCGGATCGCGCCGGTAGACACTGTGAAAATCCTCCACAATGAGCCGATAGAGCGGTGGTGTCATCGTTTTTCTTCCCCTCGAATGGAACTATTCCGCAAAATTGATGGTTCTAAGATAACCATTTTCACTGAGATAGAGGTAAAGTTTGCCAAGTATTTCTTTGCGCTCATCTTCCTCTATTTTTTCGGAATCCTCGATCAATTGTCTGATGCGTCGTTCGACCTCTTTGGTATCGTAATCGATATCTTCGAGCACATCGAGGATATTCTGGGCCTCCAGAATCTTTTCGATGCGATAGGTGCCATCCTCTTCGAAACGTACGATCGCTTCGGTCGGATGGGTGAAGAGGTTGTGGCGCATGCCGAGAATCTCCTGATAGGCACCGACTTTGAAGAAACCCAGGAAGTACTCCTCTTTTTCGACATTCACATCGTGGAGATAGAGCGGATTGTCGATATTGAAGGCGATTTCCCCATCGCTGTCGCAGGTGATGTCCCACAAGCTGGCGGAGCGGGTGGGGGGCTGGTCGAGCCTGTCAAGAGGCATCAGGGGAAATGTCTGGCCGAGACCCCAGTAGTCGGGAAGCGACTGGAAAAGGGAGAAATTCACCAGGTAGCGCTCCTGCACCCGATCGAGTATGTCTTTGATCTCTTTGGACGGTTTGTCGCGCAGGAGTTCCAGCGCCTTCTTGATGATCAGGTGCACCAGTGTTTCGGTGTTGGCCCGGTCTGTCAGATCGATATAGCCCAGGTCGAAAAGTGTAAGAAGCGACTCCATATGATCGAGGGCGTCGTGAAGATACTCTCTGGCGTTTTTCGTCGATATGGAGCGGTAAAGGTCGTAGAGCTCCTGAACCAGCGGAGGATTGGTCTCTTTCAGACGCAGGATCTTTTCGCTGTACTCCTGGCTGAAGAGTTCGAGGACCGGCGCGACGAGGACGGCGTGATTGGCGGCCACGTAGCGCCCCGATTCGGTGAAGATGGTCGGTTCGCGCACCCCTTTGGCCTGGGATATCTCCTTAAGAAGGAATACCACGTCGTTGGTGAACTCTTCGAGGGTGTAGTTGCGGCTTGTCTGTGACTCCTGCTGGCTGTATTCGACGGCCAGCCCACCTCCTATGTTGATGGCGTGCAGGTTTTCGGCACCCAGTTTCCGCAGTTCGGCATAGATGTTTCCGGCTTCCCGGATCGCCTTTTTCAGCGGAGAGATGTGGTTCATCTGGGAACCGATATGGAAATGGATCATCGAAAGCCTGTCGGTGAGGTCGTGGGCTTTTAGCAGGTCCATCGCTTCGAGCAGTTCGGTGGATGTAAGGCCGAACTTTGAGCTGTACCCGCCGCTTTTGGCCCAGATGCCGATGCCGCCCGTGTGGAGTCGGATGCGCAGGCCGATTTTCGGTACGGGCGTGCCGAATCGCTTGGCCTCTTTGATGATCAGTTCCAGTTCGTTGATCCCTTCGATCGTCAGGGTGATGTTGTGCCCCATCTTCGCGGCGAGAAAGCCGATGCTTATGAGTTCCTGGTCCTTGAACCCGTTGACGGTGATCGGTTTGCCCAGGTTGGTATAGGCCATGGCGAGGATCAGCTCCCCCTTGCTCCCCGCTTCGAGGCCGTACTCCAGCTCCTTTGTCGCCTCCATCAGCGGAATGATGAAGCCCGGAAACTGGTTCACTTTCAGCGGAAAGACCGCCTTGAACTTTCCTCCGTAGCCGAACTCCCTCTTCGCCCGTTCGAAATGGGCGAAGAGATTGCGGACATTTTGGGCGGAAAGGTGGGGAAAACGGAGAAAAAGAGGTCCTTTGTATCCTTCATCGCGGAGTCTTTTTGTAATCTCCATCAAAGAGGGCTTGCAGCCGTGGTTGATTTTGACCACTCCATCCTCGACGACGAAGTTTCCTTCGCCCCAGATATGGATGCCGTAAATCTTTTTTGGATCATGCGAATCGGTCGACGGCAATGCGCTGCTCCTCTTTCTTCTCGAGGTCCTTGACCCAGATTTCTCCCGTTTTAAGTTCGTCTTCCCCGATAATGGCGCATTTTCTGACGCCCAGGCGGTCCGCGGCCTTGAGGTGCGCTTTGAGAGATTTTTTGTTATATTCGGCGAAGACCTTTTCGTTCTGTCTCATTTTGTGGGCCAGGTCGACGATGATATCGACGGCTTCGGGGACCATGACACCCAGATAGACACCCTCTCTTCCCTTTCTCGGGAGTTTCACCAGCTCGAGAATCCTTTCGATTCCAAGGGCGAATCCAACAGCCGGTGTCGGTTTGCCGCCGAGAAACTCGACCAGACGGTTGTAGCGCCCCCCGCCGGCGATGGCACTCTGGGCACCGATTTCATCGCTGACGAATTCGAAAGCGGTACGGGTGTAGTAGTCGAGTCCGCGGACGAGCTTGGGATCGAGCTCGAAAGGGAGATTGTGCGCTTCCAGAAGCCTGACGAGTGTGGAGAAATCGGCATCGCAGGTTTCACACAGTTTTTCGGTGATCAACGGCGCGTTTTCGAGCAGGGCCTGACAATTTTCGTTTTTACAGTCGAGAACCCGGATGGGATTGGTATCGATGCGACGCAGACAATCTTCACAGAGGCCGTCACTGATATCGTGGAGATGGCTGACAAGGTGCTCCCGGTAACCGGGCATGCACTCCGGACACCCCAGGGAGTTGATTTTGATTCGGTAGCCGATACCGAGGGCATCGAAGATATCCTTGATCATCAAAATGATATTGAAATCCTCGTAGACGCTCTCTTCACCGAAACTTTCGCATCCGAACTGGTGGAATTCCCTGAGGCGTCCTTTCTGCGGACGCTCGTAGCGGAACATCGGGCCGTGATAGTACATCCGGTGGATGCCTCCCTTTTTGTCCAACTTGTTCTGGATGAACATCCGGACCACACCGGCCGTTCCTTCCGGTCGCAGACAGACATCGTGGCCCCCTTTGTCTATGAACTGATACATCTCCTTGCCGACGATATCGCTGCTTTCGCCCACGCTCCGTTTGAAAAGTGCCGTCTCTTCCAGCAGCGGGGTTTCGATATATTCGTATCCGTACCGTTCGGCGATGTCGCCTGCCGTCTTCAGGATATGGGTAAAGGTTTCGTTTTCCGGTGCGATGATATCTTTCATTCCTCGAAGGGCTTGAATCATAGGCGTTCCTTGATAAATTGGGTGATAAGTCGGGTAATCGTATCAACAGACTGGGTGGCATCGACGACGAGCCGGTCAATTTCGAGCAGGTCGGTCAGCTCCTCCATGCACCGCTGCACCGCCATCATGTATTCGATGCCCCGCTTTTCGATCGTGTCGTGTTTTTTGTCAGAGAGTCTCTTCAGCAGACTCTCCTCGTCGATCGTCATCAAGACGACCGCATCGGGAACAAGATTCGCTGTCGCGTAGCGGTTGAGTTGTAGAAGCGTGTCGATGGCTATCTTCTCATGGACATGGGCGTAAGCGACGCCGGAGATGAAAGAGCGGTCGCTCAGAATCAGTCTGTCGTGGTTGGGACGGATCACACGTTCGGTGTGTTCGGCCCGGTCGGCCAGAAAGAGGAGCACCTCGCTGCGCGGGTGCAGATCGCCTTCTTCAAGAAGGATCGTGCGTATCTTTCTTCCCAGTGGCGTTCCTCCCGGCTCTTTGGTGACGAGTACATTGTCGAAAGCGCGTGCCACCCGTGCCACCTGGGTGCTTTTGCCGACCGTGTCGATCCCTTCGAAAGCGACATACATCTTTTAGGCTTCTTGCTTTCTGGCTGTTTCGACCATCCTGTTCACCTCGGGTGGCAGAAGATGGGCGCAGGATGCATCGTGTTTGAGGATCGACCGGACGACAGAGGAACTGATGAAGGCATTTTCAAGGCTCGGCATCAGGTAGACCGTTTCGATCTCGGGAGCTAGGGAAGCGTTGGCGTATCCCATCTGCAGTTCGTATTCGAAATCGCTGACGGCGCGCAGTCCGCGGATGATGATCGAAGAGTCCATCTGCCGGCAGAATTCCACCAGCAGGCTCGAAAATCCCTGGACCGAGACAGATTTCAGACCGCCGCACGCGGCTTTTGCCATGGCGATACGCTGATCGTGGGAAAACATCGGTCTCTTTTCACTCGATTCCGCCACGGCGACGATGATTTCGTCGAAAAGGTGCGTCGCCCGGATGATGATGTCGAGATGGCCGTTCGTGATGGGATCGAAAGTACCGGGGTAAATCACTTTTTTGTTTTTCATGCTTCCTCGTTTTTCCAACGTTTGAAAAGGGTGTTTTCGATGCCGAGCAGATCGAACCACTTCCCTACGATGAAACGCTCCATCTCCTCCACCGTTTCGTGATCGCTGTAATATCCGGCGATCGGGGGAGCCACGATGACGCCGAGGCGGGAGAGTTTGAGCATGTTTTCGAGCGCGATGGCGCTGAAAGGCATTTCACGCGGTGCAAGCAGGAGAGGTTTACGCTCCTTGATCATCACAGCGGCGGCGCGTGTCACCAGGTTGTCGGCGATGCCGCAGGCGATCTTCGCCAGCGTGTTCATGCTGCAGGGAGTGACAATCATGGCATCGATACGAAAGGATCCCGACGCCATGGGGGCGGAAATGTCGTCGTTTTGATAGATTCGGACACTTTCGTGTTCGATCACTTTACGGCCGTTGTCGGTGACGATCAGATAGGGGCTGACGTGGGCGGGAAGATACTCAAGGAGACGAAAGCCGAGCTGCACTCCGCTCGCTCCTGTAACGGCGACTGTCAGTTTCATCGAATTTCCACCTTTTTCTCTCCTGTCACGACGCCTCTGATCGACTTGCCATCCGATTTTTTAACGGTGACACTGTTGCCCATATAGCCGTTTTGCAACGCCGTTGCCTCGAATTCGATACGTACGTTTCCCTCTTGGTAGATGCAAAGGACCCTTTCGTCCTTTTTGACAGCCGGTATCGGCGCCACCATTCTGGCAGTGATGATTTTGTCTGCCGGGATTATCTGCCGTGCCATGTACCTGCCGCCTGAGAGGTCGGTTACCGGCGTGTCGTGCATCCTGACGAGCGGTATGTTTTCGTACCGCAGGCTGTTTAAGTCAATTATTCTATCTTTTTTTATTTGATGATTCGCTTTATAGACACCCAGCTGTGCATCGATACGAAATTGGAAAAAGTGGTTTTTTTTCCCGCACTTGACCACAAAGGTGCCGTGGTTTCTGCCCAGAGCGCCTTCAGAAAGCCGCAGTGTACATTTTTTCGAAAATTCGAAGGCACTGTATTTTAAACCGGTCGGTTTGACGGTGATGCTTTTGATCTCTATGGCGGGGTAGTGTCTTCTGAATTTTCCGGCGACCTCTTTTTCGAGTGCCGGGTAGCGGCCGATAAAGGAACGTTCGAATGTGATGATGCCGCTTTTGGGCAGTCGGACACGATGTCCCTCTTTTTCCAGAAGCGTTTTGATTTCATAGACGGGTATCTGCCAGCGGAAGCGCTCTTTTGGCAATCGTTTCAAGCAGTTATTATGCCCCTTCAGTCCGAAAGTCTCAGGGGTTATACAGTTGTTTCTAAGAGTATAGCGATCTTTTAGTTCAATAGTGTCGGAATATGAAAAAGCACCAAAAACAAGGAGAGAAAAAATGAATAAAATGGAGCGGGAGACGGGGGTCGAACCCGCGACCCCAACCTTGGCAAGGTTGTGCTCTACCACTGAGCTACTCCCGCGTGAAAAATGGTACCGAGGGCCGGACTCGAACCGGCACGGGCTAATGCCCACCAGATTTTGAGTCTGGCGTGTCTACCA
This genomic interval from Hydrogenimonas urashimensis contains the following:
- a CDS encoding pyridoxal phosphate-dependent aminotransferase → MLSNRIQTLSESLTIAITSLAQQLKREGKDVLGFSAGEPDFDTPQVIKDAAIRAIEEGFTKYTPVDGIPELKEAIAEKLRRDNGLHYTTDQVIASNGAKQSLFNLFQATINPGDEVIIPAPYWVTYPELVKYSGGIPVTIETDDTTAFKITPEQLEAAITPKTKMLVLTSPSNPTGSVYSREELEAIGNVLKDTDIMIASDEMYEKLVYEGTTFTAAASVSDDMFERTVTVNGLSKSVAMTGWRFGYCASADRELVKAMKKLQSQSTSNINSITQLAAIKGLDGSADADIEMMRQAFEARCEEATRLFNEIEGLCVIKPKGAFYLFVNHKAIEPDSMKFAKAMLEKAGIAVVPGAGFGTDGYFRFSFATDIETIRKGIERIAEFVKSYR
- the cysE gene encoding serine O-acetyltransferase, with translation MTPPLYRLIVEDFHSVYRRDPAIHSKFELFFNYPGVWAIVNYRIANWFHRKGLRLIARIWMGISQFITNIDIHPAATIGRRVFIDHGIGVVIGETAIVGDDVTIYQGVTLGGVSLNPGKRHPTIERGVVIGAGAKVLGNITIGYDSKIGANSVVVRSVPPESTAVGIPAKVVTKGRDKSPLSHNKIPDINKELFEYLLKRVAVIEHILAPEHKELLEEDKKLDEIYKAFIKSMKQ
- the speA gene encoding biosynthetic arginine decarboxylase, which translates into the protein MPSTDSHDPKKIYGIHIWGEGNFVVEDGVVKINHGCKPSLMEITKRLRDEGYKGPLFLRFPHLSAQNVRNLFAHFERAKREFGYGGKFKAVFPLKVNQFPGFIIPLMEATKELEYGLEAGSKGELILAMAYTNLGKPITVNGFKDQELISIGFLAAKMGHNITLTIEGINELELIIKEAKRFGTPVPKIGLRIRLHTGGIGIWAKSGGYSSKFGLTSTELLEAMDLLKAHDLTDRLSMIHFHIGSQMNHISPLKKAIREAGNIYAELRKLGAENLHAINIGGGLAVEYSQQESQTSRNYTLEEFTNDVVFLLKEISQAKGVREPTIFTESGRYVAANHAVLVAPVLELFSQEYSEKILRLKETNPPLVQELYDLYRSISTKNAREYLHDALDHMESLLTLFDLGYIDLTDRANTETLVHLIIKKALELLRDKPSKEIKDILDRVQERYLVNFSLFQSLPDYWGLGQTFPLMPLDRLDQPPTRSASLWDITCDSDGEIAFNIDNPLYLHDVNVEKEEYFLGFFKVGAYQEILGMRHNLFTHPTEAIVRFEEDGTYRIEKILEAQNILDVLEDIDYDTKEVERRIRQLIEDSEKIEEDERKEILGKLYLYLSENGYLRTINFAE
- the hisS gene encoding histidine--tRNA ligase; this translates as MIQALRGMKDIIAPENETFTHILKTAGDIAERYGYEYIETPLLEETALFKRSVGESSDIVGKEMYQFIDKGGHDVCLRPEGTAGVVRMFIQNKLDKKGGIHRMYYHGPMFRYERPQKGRLREFHQFGCESFGEESVYEDFNIILMIKDIFDALGIGYRIKINSLGCPECMPGYREHLVSHLHDISDGLCEDCLRRIDTNPIRVLDCKNENCQALLENAPLITEKLCETCDADFSTLVRLLEAHNLPFELDPKLVRGLDYYTRTAFEFVSDEIGAQSAIAGGGRYNRLVEFLGGKPTPAVGFALGIERILELVKLPRKGREGVYLGVMVPEAVDIIVDLAHKMRQNEKVFAEYNKKSLKAHLKAADRLGVRKCAIIGEDELKTGEIWVKDLEKKEEQRIAVDRFA
- the tmk gene encoding dTMP kinase, with amino-acid sequence MYVAFEGIDTVGKSTQVARVARAFDNVLVTKEPGGTPLGRKIRTILLEEGDLHPRSEVLLFLADRAEHTERVIRPNHDRLILSDRSFISGVAYAHVHEKIAIDTLLQLNRYATANLVPDAVVLMTIDEESLLKRLSDKKHDTIEKRGIEYMMAVQRCMEELTDLLEIDRLVVDATQSVDTITRLITQFIKERL
- the coaD gene encoding pantetheine-phosphate adenylyltransferase; the protein is MKNKKVIYPGTFDPITNGHLDIIIRATHLFDEIIVAVAESSEKRPMFSHDQRIAMAKAACGGLKSVSVQGFSSLLVEFCRQMDSSIIIRGLRAVSDFEYELQMGYANASLAPEIETVYLMPSLENAFISSSVVRSILKHDASCAHLLPPEVNRMVETARKQEA
- a CDS encoding UbiX family flavin prenyltransferase — its product is MKLTVAVTGASGVQLGFRLLEYLPAHVSPYLIVTDNGRKVIEHESVRIYQNDDISAPMASGSFRIDAMIVTPCSMNTLAKIACGIADNLVTRAAAVMIKERKPLLLAPREMPFSAIALENMLKLSRLGVIVAPPIAGYYSDHETVEEMERFIVGKWFDLLGIENTLFKRWKNEEA
- the flgA gene encoding flagellar basal body P-ring formation chaperone FlgA, giving the protein MKRLPKERFRWQIPVYEIKTLLEKEGHRVRLPKSGIITFERSFIGRYPALEKEVAGKFRRHYPAIEIKSITVKPTGLKYSAFEFSKKCTLRLSEGALGRNHGTFVVKCGKKNHFFQFRIDAQLGVYKANHQIKKDRIIDLNSLRYENIPLVRMHDTPVTDLSGGRYMARQIIPADKIITARMVAPIPAVKKDERVLCIYQEGNVRIEFEATALQNGYMGNSVTVKKSDGKSIRGVVTGEKKVEIR